One window of the Solanum stenotomum isolate F172 chromosome 11, ASM1918654v1, whole genome shotgun sequence genome contains the following:
- the LOC125845577 gene encoding pentatricopeptide repeat-containing protein At1g31430, producing MSSIRSISNTLETKTCFELLKTCKSITKLKQIHAQVIILNFHKHIGILHKLLAFTTHDDTDFNYAKKIFSCCENRTLFMYNVMIKGYVKTGQFKKPLFLFDELRIHGLFPDNFTYPFVFKAIGELKMVKGGEKIHGYVLKSGVLFDNYVGNSVMDMYGLFGYVESLNKVFDEMPQRDSVAWNILISGFVRCGRFRDAVVVYKKMREENGVRPDEATVVSTLSACAALKSLELGREIHGYVVEELEFSLIIGNALVDMYCKCGCLMVAREIFDDMPMKNVICWTSMVSGYVNSGQLDEARKLFERSPVRDLVLWTTMINGYVQFNRVDDAMDLFRSMQMEGIKPDKYTLVALLTGCAQLGALQQGEWIHDYMKENRITVTAVVGTALIEMYAKCGCIEKSMEIFDELEEKDTASWTSIICALAMSGNTRKALELFSEMEQAGFRPDDITYIGVLSACSHGGLVEEGRKYFHAMSRIHAIQPKLEHYGCLIDLLGRAGLLSEAEVMISQIPNRDNEIIVPIYGALLSACRIYGNVDVGERVAELLMEIESYDSSTHTLLANTYASAGRWEDVLKVRGTMRDLGVKKSPGCSSIDISGNVHEFIVGH from the coding sequence ATGTCTTCAATTAGGTCAATTTCTAATACACTTGAAACTAAAACTTGCTTTGAGCTTCTTAAGACTTGCAAATCCATTACAAAACTCAAACAAATCCATGCCCAAGTTATCATTCTCAATTTCCACAAACACATTGGCATTTTACACAAGCTATTAGCTTTTACCACTCATGATGATACAGACTTTAATTACGCCAAGAAAATCTTTAGTTGCTGTGAGAACCGAACATTGTTTATGTACAATGTAATGATTAAAGGGTATGTGAAAACGGGTCAATTCAAGAAACCCCTTTTCTTGTTTGATGAATTAAGAATACATGGCTTGTTTCCTGATAATTTTACTTACCCATTTGTGTTTAAAGCTATTGGTGAGTTGAAAATGGTGAAAGGAGGTGAAAAGATTCATGGGTATGTCTTGAAATCTGGTGTTTTGTTTGATAACTATGTGGGTAATTCTGTTATGGATATGTATGGTTTGTTTGGTTATGTGGAGAGTTTGAACAaggtgtttgatgaaatgcctCAGAGAGATTCGGTTGCTTGGAATATATTGATTTCTGGATTTGTTAGATGTGGTAGGTTTCGGGATGCTGTTGTGGTTTACAAGAAGATGAGGGAGGAAAATGGTGTTAGGCCTGATGAAGCTACAGTTGTGAGTACTTTGTCAGCTTGCGCTGCGTTGAAAAGCTTGGAACTTGGTAGAGAAATTCatggatatgttgttgaagaGCTTGAGTTCAGCCTTATTATTGGGAATGCATTGGTAGATATGTATTGTAAGTGTGGATGTTTGATGGTGGCTAGGGAGATATTTGATGATATGCCAATGAAAAATGTGATATGTTGGACTAGTATGGTGTCGGGGTATGTTAATAGTGGTCAATTGGATGAAGCTAGAAAGCTTTTTGAGAGGAGTCCAGTAAGGGATCTAGTTCTGTGGACAACTATGATTAATGGGTATGTGCAATTCAATCGTGTTGATGATGCAATGGACCTATTTCGTTCGATGCAAATGGAGGGGATTAAACCTGACAAATACACACTGGTTGCTCTTCTCACTGGTTGTGCTCAGTTAGGAGCCCTGCAGCAAGGGGAATGGATTCATGATTACATGAAGGAAAACAGAATAACTGTTACTGCCGTTGTTGGTACTGCCCTTATAGAGATGTATGCAAAGTGTGGTTGTATAGAAAAATCGATGGAAATATTtgatgaattagaagagaaagaTACTGCATCTTGGACTTCAATTATTTGTGCTCTAGCCATGAGCGGGAACACTAGGAAGGCACTAGAACTGTTCTCAGAAATGGAACAAGCTGGATTTCGCCCTGATGATATCACTTATATTGGAGTGTTAAGTGCATGTAGCCATGGGGGCTTGGTAGAAGAAGGCCGCAAGTATTTCCATGCAATGAGTAGGATTCATGCAATTCAGCCAAAATTAGAACATTATGGTTGTTTGATAGACCTACTTGGTCGTGCTGGGCTCCTAAGTGAAGCTGAAGTAATGATATCTCAGATACCCAATAGAGACAATGAGATTATAGTTCCAATATACGGGGCTTTGCTCAGTGCCTGCAGAATTTACGGCAATGTTGATGTTGGTGAACGTGTGGCTGAACTGCTCATGGAGATTGAATCTTATGATTCTAGCACTCATACACTTCTGGCAAACACCTATGCATCTGCTGGCAGATGGGAAGATGTATTAAAGGTCAGAGGAACTATGAGGGATTTAGGTGTTAAGAAGTCACCTGGATGCAGTTCAATTGATATCAGTGGAAATGTGCACGAGTTCATTGTTGGACATTAA